A genome region from Dolichospermum compactum NIES-806 includes the following:
- a CDS encoding nitrate ABC transporter ATP-binding protein (This model describes the ATP binding subunits of ATP-binding cassette (ABC) transporters for nitrate transport, or for bicarbonate transport, in bacteria and archaea.), protein MTTVNYNNKTQQLQTQKKEDFLVIDGVNKIYPTAEGLYTVLEDINLKVSEGEFICLIGHSGCGKSTLLNMVSGFNKPTNGVVWLQGQPITEPSPDRMMVFQNYCLLPWLNVFDNVYLGVDSVFPHKSKSEKRAIVREHLAMVGLTEAAQKKPSQISGGMKQRVAIARALAIRPQLLILDEPFGALDAITKEELQEELLQIWSEHQITVLMITHDIDEALFLADKLVMMTNGPAANIGEILEIPFSRPRNRRRIMENPEYYNLRNYALDFLYRRCAHVEE, encoded by the coding sequence ATGACAACAGTAAACTATAATAACAAAACCCAACAATTACAAACCCAGAAAAAAGAAGACTTCTTAGTAATTGATGGTGTCAACAAAATTTACCCCACTGCTGAAGGACTATACACCGTCCTAGAGGACATTAACCTCAAAGTTAGTGAAGGTGAATTTATTTGTTTAATTGGCCATTCCGGCTGTGGAAAATCAACACTGCTCAACATGGTTTCTGGATTTAATAAACCTACCAACGGGGTCGTGTGGTTACAAGGTCAACCCATAACCGAACCCAGTCCAGACCGAATGATGGTATTTCAAAACTATTGTTTACTACCTTGGTTAAATGTTTTTGATAATGTTTATTTAGGTGTTGATTCCGTATTTCCTCACAAAAGCAAATCGGAAAAACGGGCAATAGTCAGAGAACATTTAGCAATGGTAGGACTAACAGAAGCAGCCCAAAAGAAACCCAGTCAAATATCTGGAGGAATGAAACAAAGAGTAGCTATAGCCCGTGCCTTAGCCATTCGTCCCCAACTCCTCATTTTAGATGAACCATTTGGTGCTTTAGATGCCATCACCAAAGAAGAATTACAAGAAGAACTCCTGCAAATTTGGTCAGAACATCAAATCACAGTTTTGATGATTACCCATGATATTGATGAAGCACTTTTCCTCGCAGATAAATTAGTGATGATGACAAATGGACCAGCAGCAAATATTGGCGAAATATTAGAAATACCCTTTTCTCGTCCTCGCAACCGTCGCCGGATTATGGAAAATCCAGAATATTACAACCTACGAAACTATGCCTTAGACTTCCTCTATCGTCGCTGCGCTCATGTTGAAGAGTAA
- a CDS encoding ABC transporter ATP-binding/substrate-binding protein (This model describes the ATP binding subunits of ATP-binding cassette (ABC) transporters for nitrate transport, or for bicarbonate transport, in bacteria and archaea.): MNTFLEIDHVDRIFNLPDGGKYIALKNIELKISEGEFVSLIGHSGCGKSTLLNIIAGLDQASIGGVTLAGREVREPGPDRMVVFQNYSLLPWLTVRENIALAVDEVHQNLPKAERRGIIEEHIDMVGLRRATNKRPSELSGGMKQRVAIARALATRPKLLLLDEPFGALDALTRGNLQAQLMQICNEHRITCVMVTHDVDEALLLSDRIVMLTNGPEAHIGQILEVPISRPRQRLEVVNNPCYYNLRNEIIYFLNQQKQAKKRQKQPTAPAIISNNKLEKVHLEIGYIPLTQAAPLIIAKEKGFFAEYGLEVNLNPETSWKNIAKGVATGKLDAAQMVAGMPLALTLGAGGKNPVSMVTAMTLSRNGSAITFSQELFNSGVKNLTDFQAIIKADLDKTHTLGIVHPASMQNLLLRYWLAASGIKPDVDVSLMVIPPQEMVTALQEAKIDGYCVGEPWNSHAVDQNLGFIITITSELWHGHPDKVLGVRENWALENPQTHLALVKALLGACEYCDDIRNREEVIKLISQPDYLGSNSLHLRPGLIDNYKHSNHNQLQTSHQFYFNKANYPDRHEMLWILTQLARWGLVAFPKNWVEVIDRVCRPDIFGAAARERGILDIGREEIIQLFDGKVFNPSEPIEYVKSLEIKRQLRVEEVFI, translated from the coding sequence ATGAATACTTTTTTAGAAATTGATCATGTAGACCGAATATTTAACCTCCCCGATGGTGGTAAATATATTGCTTTAAAAAATATTGAATTAAAAATTTCTGAAGGTGAATTTGTTTCTTTAATTGGACATTCTGGTTGTGGTAAATCCACCTTACTTAATATTATTGCTGGCTTAGATCAAGCTAGTATTGGTGGTGTAACTTTGGCAGGTCGGGAAGTCAGAGAACCAGGTCCTGATAGAATGGTGGTTTTTCAAAATTACTCCTTACTTCCTTGGTTAACTGTAAGGGAAAACATCGCCTTGGCTGTAGATGAAGTCCATCAAAATCTACCTAAAGCAGAACGTCGGGGAATAATAGAAGAACATATTGATATGGTGGGTTTACGACGGGCAACTAATAAGCGTCCTAGTGAATTATCCGGGGGCATGAAACAGCGAGTTGCGATCGCTCGTGCTTTAGCTACCCGTCCCAAGTTATTATTATTAGATGAGCCTTTTGGTGCTTTGGATGCGTTGACAAGGGGGAATTTACAAGCACAATTAATGCAAATTTGTAATGAACACAGAATTACCTGTGTGATGGTGACACATGATGTAGATGAAGCTTTATTATTGAGCGATCGCATTGTCATGTTAACCAATGGACCCGAAGCACACATTGGGCAAATTCTCGAAGTACCTATTTCCCGTCCCCGTCAACGTTTGGAAGTAGTTAATAATCCCTGTTATTACAATTTGCGGAACGAAATAATTTACTTTCTCAACCAACAAAAACAAGCAAAAAAACGCCAGAAACAACCTACTGCACCTGCTATTATTTCTAACAACAAGTTAGAAAAAGTTCATTTGGAAATTGGCTATATTCCCCTGACTCAAGCTGCACCCTTAATAATTGCCAAAGAAAAAGGTTTCTTTGCCGAATATGGTTTAGAAGTCAACCTCAACCCTGAAACTAGCTGGAAAAACATCGCTAAAGGAGTGGCCACAGGCAAACTTGATGCCGCCCAAATGGTAGCAGGAATGCCCCTAGCCCTGACATTAGGTGCAGGAGGTAAAAATCCGGTGTCAATGGTAACAGCCATGACCCTTTCCCGCAACGGTAGCGCCATTACTTTCAGCCAAGAATTATTCAACAGTGGAGTAAAAAACTTAACAGACTTTCAAGCCATTATTAAGGCTGACTTAGACAAAACCCATACTTTGGGAATTGTCCATCCCGCATCCATGCAAAACCTATTATTGCGCTATTGGTTAGCAGCAAGTGGAATTAAACCTGATGTAGATGTTAGTTTGATGGTAATTCCACCACAAGAGATGGTAACTGCCCTCCAAGAAGCAAAAATTGATGGTTACTGTGTCGGTGAACCTTGGAACTCTCACGCAGTTGATCAAAATTTGGGTTTTATTATTACTATCACCTCAGAACTTTGGCATGGACATCCAGACAAAGTATTAGGAGTAAGAGAAAATTGGGCGCTGGAAAATCCCCAAACACATCTAGCATTAGTCAAAGCCCTATTAGGGGCTTGTGAATATTGCGACGATATTCGCAACCGGGAAGAAGTTATCAAATTAATTTCTCAACCTGACTATCTTGGTAGTAATTCTCTGCATCTTCGTCCAGGTTTAATAGACAATTACAAGCATAGTAATCACAACCAACTCCAAACTTCCCATCAGTTTTATTTCAACAAAGCCAACTATCCAGATCGTCATGAAATGCTATGGATTTTAACTCAATTAGCCCGTTGGGGTTTAGTAGCTTTCCCCAAAAACTGGGTAGAAGTAATTGACAGAGTTTGCCGTCCAGATATATTTGGTGCAGCCGCACGAGAAAGAGGCATTTTAGATATTGGCAGGGAAGAAATAATTCAATTATTTGATGGCAAAGTCTTTAATCCTTCCGAACCAATAGAATATGTAAAAAGTTTGGAAATTAAACGCCAGCTTCGAGTAGAAGAAGTATTTATCTAG
- the ntrB gene encoding nitrate ABC transporter permease → MAAIVGSRRVVSKQQKAINKFLINKVLPPLFGLFVFLALWELLCLIPSFQLPGPIETIRETWDPFILHPFFDNGGSDKGLGWQIFTSLGRVALGFSLAAVVGVVLGILIGSNTFLYNAVDPIFQVLRTIPPLAWLPISLAGFQQANPSAIFVIFITSIWPILINTTVGVQNIPQDYVNVARVLRLRKGKYFLKIVFPATVPYIFTGLRIGIGLSWLAIVAAEMLVGGVGIGSFIWDAYNTTTETNMSEIIIALVYVGLVGLVLDRMVAFVAQKVVTTEQK, encoded by the coding sequence ATGGCTGCTATTGTTGGAAGTCGTAGAGTTGTTAGTAAGCAACAGAAGGCTATTAATAAGTTTTTGATCAATAAGGTTTTGCCGCCGCTGTTTGGATTATTTGTTTTTCTGGCGTTGTGGGAATTACTTTGTTTAATTCCTAGTTTTCAATTACCTGGTCCGATAGAAACAATTCGGGAAACTTGGGACCCTTTTATTCTTCATCCTTTCTTTGATAATGGTGGCAGTGATAAGGGTTTAGGTTGGCAGATATTTACCAGCTTGGGACGGGTGGCTTTAGGTTTTTCTTTAGCAGCAGTTGTCGGGGTTGTTTTAGGAATCTTAATTGGTTCTAATACTTTTCTGTATAATGCTGTAGATCCGATTTTTCAGGTATTAAGAACTATTCCACCTTTGGCTTGGTTGCCCATTTCTTTAGCTGGGTTTCAACAAGCTAATCCTTCGGCAATTTTCGTAATTTTCATTACTTCGATTTGGCCGATTTTAATTAATACCACAGTGGGTGTACAAAATATTCCCCAAGATTATGTAAATGTGGCTCGGGTTTTGCGGTTGCGTAAGGGCAAATATTTCTTGAAAATTGTTTTTCCGGCAACTGTTCCTTATATTTTTACGGGTTTAAGAATTGGCATCGGTTTATCTTGGTTGGCAATTGTTGCGGCGGAAATGTTGGTTGGTGGTGTGGGTATTGGTTCGTTTATTTGGGATGCCTATAATACGACTACTGAAACTAATATGAGTGAGATTATTATCGCCTTGGTATATGTCGGTTTGGTGGGATTAGTTTTAGATAGAATGGTGGCTTTTGTTGCCCAAAAGGTTGTAACGACAGAACAAAAATAA
- a CDS encoding CmpA/NrtA family ABC transporter substrate-binding protein, producing the protein MSNISRRKFIITSSVAAATSILVHGCSSSNSKSATTDTAASSNTKLANNSTVSNAPKVETTTAKLGFIALTDSAPLIIAKEKGFFAKYGMTDVDVSKQKSWPVTRDNLKIGSSGGGIDGAHILTPMPYLLTMNDKVPMYLLARLNINGQAISVAEKFKDLKVRSQSKSLKESVNKAKADKKSIKVAMTFPGGTHDLWMRYWLAAGGINPDQDVILEAVPPPQMVANMKVGTIDAFCVGEPWNAQLVSQKLGYTALSTGELWNNHPEKAFAMRKDWVDKNPNSTQALLMAIMEAQQWCDQPENKEEMCKICADRKYFNVAVADILERAKGNIDYGDGRKEQNFAYRMKYWENNASYPYKSHDTWFLTEEIRWGYLPKDTKVKEVVDQVNREDLWKQAAKALGVSAAEIPTSSSRGVETFFDGVKFDPEKPEEYLKSLQIKKV; encoded by the coding sequence ATGAGCAATATTTCTCGCAGAAAATTTATTATTACCTCCAGTGTAGCAGCAGCAACTTCTATTTTAGTCCACGGTTGTTCATCTAGTAACTCTAAGTCAGCAACAACAGATACTGCTGCTTCTTCTAATACCAAACTTGCTAACAATTCCACAGTTAGTAATGCCCCCAAAGTAGAAACAACCACAGCAAAATTAGGATTTATTGCTTTAACAGATTCCGCACCTTTAATTATTGCTAAAGAAAAAGGTTTCTTTGCTAAATACGGCATGACAGATGTTGATGTCAGCAAACAAAAATCCTGGCCAGTCACTCGTGATAACTTGAAAATTGGCTCATCTGGTGGTGGTATTGATGGCGCACATATTCTTACCCCCATGCCCTATCTTTTGACCATGAATGATAAAGTGCCAATGTATCTTTTGGCGCGGTTAAATATCAATGGTCAAGCTATTTCCGTTGCTGAAAAATTCAAAGATTTGAAAGTTCGTTCACAAAGTAAATCACTGAAAGAATCAGTCAATAAAGCCAAAGCTGATAAAAAATCCATCAAAGTTGCCATGACTTTCCCGGGTGGTACTCACGATTTATGGATGCGTTATTGGTTAGCTGCTGGTGGTATTAATCCTGATCAAGATGTAATTTTGGAAGCAGTACCACCACCACAAATGGTGGCGAATATGAAGGTCGGAACTATTGATGCTTTTTGTGTAGGTGAACCTTGGAACGCTCAATTAGTCAGCCAAAAATTAGGTTATACAGCTTTATCTACAGGTGAATTATGGAATAACCATCCAGAAAAAGCTTTTGCTATGCGGAAAGATTGGGTTGATAAAAATCCCAATTCTACACAAGCATTATTAATGGCAATTATGGAAGCACAACAATGGTGTGATCAGCCAGAAAATAAAGAAGAAATGTGTAAAATCTGCGCTGATAGAAAATACTTTAATGTTGCTGTCGCTGATATTTTAGAACGGGCTAAAGGTAATATTGATTATGGTGATGGACGCAAGGAACAAAACTTTGCATATCGCATGAAGTATTGGGAAAATAATGCTTCCTATCCCTATAAGAGTCATGATACTTGGTTTTTAACTGAAGAAATTCGTTGGGGTTATTTACCTAAAGATACGAAAGTGAAGGAAGTTGTTGATCAAGTTAATAGAGAGGATTTATGGAAACAAGCTGCTAAGGCTTTGGGTGTCTCTGCTGCGGAAATTCCTACTAGTTCTTCTCGTGGTGTGGAAACATTTTTTGATGGGGTGAAGTTTGATCCTGAAAAACCAGAGGAATATTTAAAGAGTTTGCAAATTAAAAAGGTGTAA
- a CDS encoding ferredoxin--nitrite reductase, with translation MIETATTTEKLNKFEKFKAEKDGLAVKNEIENFAQIGWEAMDENDLNHRLKWLGVFFRPVTPGKFMMRMRLPNGILNSNQMSAFAEVVQRYGENGSADITTRQNIQLRGINLADIPDIFNKFHKVGLTTIQSGMDNVRNITGDPVAGLDADEFYDTRELVQQIQDMLTNNGEGNPEFSNLPRKFNIAITGGRDNSVHAEINDLAFIPAFWGNEDQVPIFGFNVIVGGLFSAKRCEAAIPLNVWVLPAQVVLLSKVIVEIFRDHGLRANRLKARLMWLLDEWGIEKFRAEVEKRFGQSLLPAVDKDQIDWEKRDHVGIYKQKQSGFNYAGLNIPVGRLSADDMFEIARLSEVYGSGEIRFTVEQNIIIPNIPDSSLTAFFTESVLEKFSVNPGLLMRSLVSCTGAQFCNFALIETKNRALSMIKSLESELTLSRPVRIHWTGCPNSCGQPQVADIGLMGTKVRKNGKMLEGVDIYMGGTVGKDAHLGTCVQKSIPCEELQPILRDLLIQNFGAKLKEEALISH, from the coding sequence ATGATAGAAACAGCAACTACCACCGAAAAACTCAATAAATTTGAGAAATTCAAAGCCGAAAAAGACGGACTCGCAGTTAAAAACGAAATAGAAAATTTTGCCCAAATCGGTTGGGAAGCAATGGACGAAAACGACCTCAACCATCGCCTAAAATGGTTAGGTGTATTTTTCCGTCCAGTCACTCCCGGTAAATTCATGATGCGAATGCGTCTACCTAACGGCATTCTCAACAGCAATCAAATGTCTGCTTTCGCAGAAGTGGTACAGCGTTACGGTGAAAATGGCAGCGCCGATATTACCACCAGACAGAATATACAACTACGCGGGATCAATTTGGCAGATATTCCCGATATCTTTAATAAATTTCACAAAGTCGGATTAACTACTATCCAATCCGGGATGGATAACGTCCGTAATATTACAGGTGATCCTGTCGCGGGTTTGGATGCAGATGAATTTTATGATACCAGAGAATTAGTGCAGCAAATCCAAGATATGCTGACTAATAATGGTGAAGGTAATCCAGAATTTAGCAATCTTCCCCGGAAATTTAATATTGCAATTACTGGAGGAAGAGATAATTCAGTTCACGCAGAAATTAATGATTTAGCCTTTATTCCCGCTTTTTGGGGAAATGAAGATCAAGTTCCAATCTTTGGTTTTAACGTCATTGTCGGTGGTTTATTTTCCGCCAAACGTTGTGAAGCAGCAATTCCTCTGAATGTTTGGGTATTGCCCGCCCAAGTTGTATTATTATCCAAAGTCATTGTCGAGATATTTCGAGATCATGGCTTACGCGCAAATAGACTAAAAGCCCGGCTAATGTGGCTACTTGATGAATGGGGGATAGAAAAATTCCGCGCCGAAGTAGAAAAACGTTTTGGTCAATCATTATTACCCGCAGTAGATAAAGATCAAATTGACTGGGAAAAACGGGATCATGTGGGCATATATAAACAAAAACAATCTGGATTTAACTACGCAGGTTTAAATATTCCCGTGGGAAGATTGTCTGCTGATGATATGTTTGAAATTGCCCGATTGTCTGAAGTTTATGGAAGTGGAGAAATCCGGTTTACTGTTGAACAAAATATCATTATCCCGAATATTCCTGATTCCAGTTTAACAGCATTTTTCACAGAATCAGTATTAGAGAAATTTTCAGTTAATCCTGGCTTATTAATGCGATCGCTAGTATCATGTACAGGCGCACAATTTTGTAACTTTGCCTTAATAGAAACCAAAAATCGCGCCCTATCAATGATTAAATCATTGGAATCTGAATTAACTTTATCACGTCCTGTCCGAATTCATTGGACAGGATGCCCTAACTCCTGTGGACAGCCCCAAGTAGCCGATATTGGCTTAATGGGAACTAAAGTGCGTAAAAATGGCAAAATGTTGGAAGGTGTAGACATTTACATGGGTGGAACTGTTGGGAAAGATGCACATTTAGGAACTTGTGTGCAAAAAAGTATTCCCTGTGAAGAGTTACAACCAATATTACGAGATTTACTTATTCAAAACTTTGGCGCAAAACTTAAGGAAGAAGCCTTAATTTCTCATTAA